One Thermus oshimai DSM 12092 genomic window carries:
- a CDS encoding phosphoadenosine phosphosulfate reductase family protein codes for MSAIPLEALLPSPLEALSGGDLKEAVALAHRALEGALSRGVDRWVLTYSGGKDSTALAVLTLEWLKSKGYPGEAHLIYADTGLEIPTLHAHALSFLEALGRLHPPLRVHIARPRPEESFWVQVIGKGYPPPHNRFRWCTKRLKVAPMDGIVRGLGGKPVILTGVRFGESDARDARLHLSCSRGGECGQGVWFEESHRLGALYLAPIAFWRECQVWDFLNYVAPSWGYPTGGLEGVYGGRDTRFGCWACTVVRQEKALARIAATRDGERYRPLLEFRTWLLEFCARPENRVLRPNGVPGRLTLGARRAILERLEALQASTGLPLLSEEERALIGRYWRMPKYGNRYG; via the coding sequence ATGAGCGCGATTCCCCTTGAGGCCCTCCTCCCCTCTCCCCTGGAGGCCCTGTCTGGGGGGGATCTCAAGGAGGCGGTGGCCCTGGCCCACCGGGCCCTGGAGGGGGCCCTCTCCCGGGGGGTGGACCGCTGGGTTCTCACCTACTCCGGGGGGAAGGACTCCACCGCCCTTGCCGTTTTGACACTTGAATGGCTAAAGAGCAAGGGTTATCCTGGAGAGGCCCACCTGATTTACGCGGACACGGGGCTGGAGATCCCCACCCTCCACGCCCACGCCCTCTCCTTCCTCGAGGCCCTCGGGAGGCTCCACCCGCCCCTCAGGGTGCACATCGCCCGGCCCCGCCCCGAGGAGAGCTTCTGGGTGCAGGTCATCGGGAAGGGCTACCCCCCACCCCACAACCGGTTCCGGTGGTGCACCAAGCGGCTCAAGGTGGCCCCCATGGACGGCATCGTCCGGGGGCTTGGGGGGAAACCGGTCATCCTCACGGGGGTGCGGTTCGGGGAGTCGGACGCGCGGGATGCCCGCCTCCACCTCTCCTGCTCCCGGGGTGGAGAGTGCGGCCAGGGGGTCTGGTTTGAGGAGAGCCATCGCCTCGGGGCCCTCTACCTGGCCCCCATCGCCTTCTGGCGGGAGTGCCAGGTGTGGGATTTCCTCAACTACGTGGCCCCCTCCTGGGGCTACCCCACGGGGGGCCTCGAGGGGGTCTACGGGGGCCGGGACACCCGCTTCGGGTGCTGGGCCTGCACGGTGGTGCGCCAGGAGAAGGCCCTGGCCAGAATCGCGGCCACCCGGGATGGGGAGCGGTACCGCCCCCTCCTGGAGTTCAGAACCTGGCTCCTGGAGTTCTGCGCCCGGCCCGAAAACCGGGTTCTTCGCCCGAATGGGGTTCCGGGCAGGCTGACCCTAGGGGCCAGGCGGGCCATCCTGGAGCGCCTCGAGGCCCTGCAGGCTTCCACCGGGCTTCCCCTCCTTTCGGAGGAGGAGAGGGCCCTCATCGGGCGCTACTGGCGGATGCCCAAATACGGGAACCGGTACGGCTAG